One Polaribacter sp. KT25b DNA segment encodes these proteins:
- a CDS encoding DUF5522 domain-containing protein has protein sequence MFNTRIPLEKDDYYLNEQGYKVFTEKYHLKRGYCCKSGCKHCPFGYDKKTDSFK, from the coding sequence ATGTTTAACACAAGAATACCACTAGAAAAAGACGATTATTATCTTAACGAACAAGGTTATAAAGTTTTTACCGAAAAATATCATCTAAAAAGAGGATATTGTTGCAAAAGTGGTTGTAAACATTGTCCTTTTGGATATGATAAAAAAACAGATAGTTTTAAATAA
- a CDS encoding TlpA disulfide reductase family protein, which yields MKKIIFILLIVFVSCNSEKPTQFSEEANLEMLVGLDNSKITLREVLEAHKGKKILIDVWASWCKDCIVGVPKAKELQKEFPEVVYLFLSVDRSNPSWKRAIKKYNLVGEHYNLPEGMNDGDFVNFINLNWIPRYMVIDETGKIILFKATNASDEKIKEALKINT from the coding sequence ATGAAAAAAATAATTTTTATACTTTTAATCGTTTTTGTAAGCTGTAATTCAGAAAAACCAACACAATTTTCTGAAGAAGCAAATCTAGAAATGTTGGTAGGTTTAGACAACTCTAAAATTACTTTAAGAGAAGTTTTAGAAGCACATAAAGGCAAAAAAATCTTGATAGATGTTTGGGCTTCGTGGTGTAAAGATTGTATTGTTGGTGTACCAAAAGCAAAAGAATTACAAAAAGAATTTCCAGAAGTAGTGTATCTTTTTTTATCTGTGGATAGAAGCAATCCTTCTTGGAAAAGAGCAATTAAAAAATACAATTTAGTTGGCGAACATTACAATTTACCAGAAGGAATGAATGATGGGGATTTTGTGAATTTTATAAATTTAAATTGGATTCCAAGATATATGGTTATTGATGAAACTGGAAAGATTATATTGTTTAAAGCAACAAATGCATCCGACGAAAAAATAAAAGAAGCCTTAAAAATAAATACATAA
- a CDS encoding DUF4197 domain-containing protein — protein MIKRILVLVIAIQFVGCAELQNVIKQLPNGGGLTQEQIGNGLKEALDKGIENQVSKLTSQDGFYKNDLVKILLPEELQAVDNGLRKLGLGNLADEGIKVLNRAAEDAVKTATPIFVNAVKEMTFDDAKNILLGEQNAATSYLQTKTSESLYSSFSPVINDSFSKVGADKVWANLITKYNSIPFVNKVDPDLTGYVTNQALKGVFTMIEIEEKGIREQAGLRTSALLKQVFALQD, from the coding sequence ATGATAAAAAGAATTTTAGTTTTAGTAATTGCAATTCAGTTTGTAGGTTGTGCAGAATTGCAAAATGTAATTAAACAATTGCCAAATGGTGGTGGTTTAACGCAAGAACAAATTGGTAACGGTTTAAAAGAAGCTTTAGACAAAGGTATTGAAAATCAAGTTTCTAAGTTAACATCGCAAGATGGTTTTTATAAAAATGATTTAGTTAAAATTTTATTACCAGAAGAATTACAAGCTGTAGATAATGGTTTACGTAAACTTGGTTTAGGTAATTTAGCTGATGAAGGAATTAAAGTTTTAAACAGAGCTGCAGAAGATGCTGTAAAAACGGCAACTCCTATTTTTGTAAATGCTGTTAAAGAAATGACTTTTGATGATGCTAAAAATATTTTGTTAGGCGAACAAAATGCAGCAACTAGCTATTTACAAACTAAAACTTCAGAAAGTTTATATAGTAGTTTTAGTCCAGTAATAAACGATTCTTTTTCTAAAGTTGGTGCAGACAAGGTTTGGGCTAATTTAATTACAAAATACAACTCAATTCCTTTTGTAAATAAAGTTGATCCAGATTTAACTGGCTATGTTACCAACCAAGCTTTAAAAGGTGTTTTTACAATGATAGAAATTGAAGAAAAAGGTATTAGAGAACAAGCTGGTTTAAGAACTTCTGCTTTATTAAAGCAAGTTTTCGCATTGCAAGATTAA
- a CDS encoding calcium/sodium antiporter, translating to MNFLLIIGGLVLLILGGNWLLKSAVALSLKLDIPKIVIGMTVVSFATSAPELIVSINAALIGKSDLALGNVIGSNIANLGLVLGITLLLGTMEVQKSFYKTDWPVMMIASGLLYFFLIGDNVIEQYEGVILFSFLIIFLIFLLRFQKTAVIDELPEDDEPLPLYKIVLFFILGGLGLWGGSELLIKGATTLATEFGVTDRVIAVTVVSIGTSIPELAASIIAVVKKEKAISLGNLIGSNIFNILAVLGITSIITPITLVDDRLLTSDIFWMLGISFIILPLVFIPKGYRLNWKDGIILLAAYCIFIYLTI from the coding sequence ATGAATTTTTTACTAATAATTGGTGGTTTAGTTTTATTAATTTTAGGAGGAAACTGGCTACTGAAATCTGCTGTAGCTTTATCTCTAAAATTAGATATTCCAAAAATAGTTATTGGTATGACTGTTGTTTCTTTTGCAACTTCTGCTCCAGAACTTATTGTTAGCATAAATGCAGCTTTAATCGGCAAATCAGATTTGGCTTTAGGAAACGTAATTGGTTCTAATATTGCCAATTTAGGTTTGGTTTTAGGGATTACCCTTTTGTTAGGAACTATGGAAGTGCAAAAAAGTTTCTATAAAACAGATTGGCCAGTAATGATGATTGCCTCTGGATTATTATACTTTTTTTTAATTGGTGATAACGTTATAGAGCAATATGAAGGCGTTATTTTATTTTCATTTTTAATTATCTTTTTAATATTTCTTTTGCGTTTTCAAAAAACGGCTGTTATTGATGAATTGCCAGAAGATGATGAGCCTTTACCTTTATATAAAATAGTTTTGTTTTTCATTTTAGGTGGTTTAGGGCTTTGGGGAGGATCAGAATTATTAATAAAAGGCGCAACAACTTTAGCAACAGAATTTGGCGTTACAGATCGTGTTATTGCCGTAACAGTTGTTTCTATTGGCACAAGTATTCCTGAATTAGCAGCTTCTATAATTGCAGTCGTTAAAAAAGAAAAAGCCATTTCTCTTGGTAATTTAATTGGCTCTAACATCTTTAATATTTTAGCAGTTTTAGGTATTACATCAATCATAACACCTATTACGCTTGTTGATGACAGACTCTTAACAAGCGATATTTTTTGGATGTTAGGTATTTCATTTATCATTCTTCCTTTAGTATTTATACCAAAAGGATATAGATTAAACTGGAAAGACGGAATTATTTTACTCGCAGCTTATTGCATTTTTATCTATTTAACTATTTAA
- the tpiA gene encoding triose-phosphate isomerase translates to MRQKIVAGNWKMNNDKDETKQLIKDIKKSIKKLSLKSTRVIVAPTFVNLALAVKRADDTKIEVVAQNMHQAKSGAYTGEISADMLKSIGIKTVILGHSERRSYFGETDAILAEKVNAILENKLETIFCFGELLEDRKSDNHFKVVESQLTNGLFHLDGAAWKSIVLAYEPVWAIGTGETASPEQAQEMHAFIRSILEKKYGKEIADNVSILYGGSVKPGNAEEIFSKPDVDGGLIGGAALNADDFTAIIKAI, encoded by the coding sequence ATGAGACAAAAAATAGTAGCTGGTAACTGGAAGATGAACAATGATAAGGATGAAACAAAACAGCTTATCAAAGACATTAAAAAATCGATTAAGAAATTATCTTTAAAAAGTACAAGAGTAATTGTTGCTCCAACATTTGTTAATTTAGCGTTAGCTGTAAAAAGAGCAGATGACACTAAAATAGAGGTTGTTGCACAAAATATGCATCAAGCAAAAAGCGGTGCTTATACTGGTGAAATTTCTGCTGATATGTTAAAATCAATTGGCATTAAAACTGTTATTTTAGGTCATTCTGAAAGAAGATCTTACTTTGGTGAAACAGATGCTATTTTAGCAGAAAAAGTAAATGCAATTTTAGAAAACAAATTAGAAACTATTTTTTGTTTTGGAGAATTATTAGAAGATAGAAAATCTGATAATCATTTTAAAGTTGTTGAAAGTCAATTAACAAACGGATTGTTTCACTTAGATGGCGCTGCTTGGAAAAGTATCGTTTTAGCATACGAACCTGTTTGGGCAATTGGAACTGGAGAAACTGCAAGCCCAGAACAAGCACAAGAAATGCATGCTTTTATTAGAAGTATTTTAGAAAAAAAATACGGAAAAGAAATTGCTGACAACGTTTCTATTTTATACGGTGGAAGTGTAAAACCTGGTAATGCAGAAGAAATTTTCTCTAAACCAGACGTTGATGGAGGTTTAATTGGAGGTGCTGCTTTAAATGCTGACGATTTTACTGCAATTATAAAAGCAATTTAA
- a CDS encoding Xaa-Pro dipeptidyl-peptidase: MTSKIKFQFLILFLIAFSINAQEKAVPVFKDGEAQIVEAFNDPEKWIRTDLWVETTFDSDGDGKLDRMHVDVTRPAQTETEGLKLPVVYESSPYYAGVAGNAPGLFWEVKHEIGAKEKPRTHVEVQRRGVRPIISNSQVKTWVPRGYIVVHSSSPGTGLSDGAPTVGGDNESLAPKTVIDWLNGRAKGFTSREGNETITAFWATGKVGMTGTSYNGTIPLAAATTGVKGLEAIIPVAPNTSYYHYYRSNGLVRSPGGYLGEDIDVLYDFIHSGKEENRARNNKIIRDTEMANGMDRMTGDYNDFWAGRDYLNDMKPMKAALLMSHGFNDWNVMPEHSYRIYKKASEMGLPTQIYYHQNGHGGPPPITMMNRWFTHFLHGIDNGVENDAKAWIVREDDKTNAPTAYKNYPNPDAKPVTLYLEAGAPKAGNLSTDKSKSKGEETLVDNYSFSSEMLAQADYTNHRLLYVTPVLKEDLHISGLASITLKAASSKAAVNLSVYLVSLPWTEGRRAKITDNIITRGWADLQNNTSLSKSTPLKPGKFYEMTFDLQPDDQIIKKGQQIGLMIFSSDNNYTLLPKPGTELTIDLEGTKITIPVVGGEDAFKKSVNNVQKIFD, encoded by the coding sequence ATGACAAGTAAAATCAAATTTCAATTTTTAATTTTATTTCTAATTGCATTTTCTATAAATGCACAAGAAAAAGCAGTACCCGTTTTTAAAGATGGAGAGGCTCAAATTGTAGAAGCCTTTAACGATCCTGAAAAATGGATTCGTACAGATTTATGGGTAGAAACAACTTTTGATTCTGACGGAGATGGAAAATTAGACAGAATGCACGTAGATGTAACCAGACCAGCACAAACAGAAACTGAAGGTTTAAAATTACCGGTAGTTTATGAATCTAGCCCCTATTATGCAGGAGTAGCAGGAAATGCTCCTGGTTTATTTTGGGAAGTAAAACACGAAATTGGTGCAAAAGAAAAACCAAGAACACATGTTGAAGTTCAAAGAAGAGGCGTACGTCCAATTATTTCAAATTCGCAAGTTAAAACTTGGGTTCCTAGAGGTTATATTGTAGTACATTCTTCATCACCAGGAACAGGTTTATCAGACGGAGCGCCAACTGTTGGTGGAGATAATGAATCTTTAGCGCCGAAAACAGTTATCGATTGGTTAAACGGTCGTGCAAAAGGGTTTACTTCTAGAGAAGGAAATGAAACTATAACTGCATTTTGGGCTACAGGAAAAGTGGGAATGACAGGAACTTCTTACAACGGTACAATTCCTTTAGCGGCAGCAACAACTGGCGTTAAAGGTTTAGAAGCAATTATACCTGTTGCACCAAATACTTCTTATTATCATTATTATCGTTCAAACGGTTTAGTGCGCTCTCCAGGAGGTTATTTAGGCGAAGACATTGATGTTTTATACGATTTTATTCACAGTGGAAAAGAAGAGAACCGAGCTCGTAATAATAAAATTATTAGAGACACTGAAATGGCTAACGGAATGGATAGAATGACAGGAGATTATAATGATTTTTGGGCTGGACGTGATTATTTAAATGATATGAAACCTATGAAAGCTGCATTATTAATGTCTCATGGTTTTAATGATTGGAACGTAATGCCAGAACATAGTTACAGAATTTATAAGAAAGCATCAGAAATGGGCTTGCCCACTCAAATTTATTATCATCAAAATGGACATGGAGGACCACCACCAATAACAATGATGAATCGTTGGTTTACACATTTTTTACATGGCATTGATAATGGCGTAGAAAATGATGCAAAAGCGTGGATTGTTAGAGAAGATGACAAAACCAATGCACCAACTGCTTATAAAAACTACCCTAATCCTGATGCAAAACCGGTTACCTTATATTTAGAAGCTGGCGCGCCAAAAGCTGGAAATTTATCAACTGATAAATCAAAATCTAAGGGAGAAGAAACCTTGGTAGATAATTATTCCTTTTCATCAGAAATGTTAGCGCAAGCAGATTATACAAATCATCGTTTATTATATGTTACTCCGGTTTTAAAAGAAGATCTTCATATTTCTGGTTTAGCCTCAATTACTCTAAAAGCAGCAAGTTCTAAAGCTGCTGTAAATTTATCTGTGTATTTAGTTTCTTTACCTTGGACCGAAGGTAGAAGAGCAAAAATTACAGATAATATTATAACTCGTGGTTGGGCAGATTTACAAAACAATACATCTTTATCTAAAAGTACTCCTTTAAAACCTGGAAAATTTTATGAAATGACTTTTGATTTACAACCTGATGATCAAATCATTAAAAAAGGACAACAAATAGGATTGATGATTTTTTCTAGTGATAATAACTATACTTTATTACCAAAACCAGGAACTGAATTAACGATTGATTTAGAAGGAACAAAAATAACAATTCCAGTTGTTGGTGGCGAGGATGCTTTTAAAAAATCTGTGAATAATGTACAAAAGATATTTGATTAG
- a CDS encoding family 16 glycosylhydrolase — MRNLFTLLAITFLTSIFSQQNVVDDFEGDGTISTWFGDDCGLNTNFSNPFKTGINTSNTVLKYIDKGGQYANVRFDVPVNFDLSTNHTFSVKIYVPSSSITGSEKNQISLKLQDGKISAPWSTQSEIIKTIVLNQWQTITFDFANDTYINLNETSAKPIDRKDFNRVLIQINDENNNSNVTAYIDDFLYDGTLNDNNNDNSGPDPVFNHLVWSDEFDGNGNLNTENWFKQIIPIINGQSWANGEIQHYTDRIDNSYVSNGTLKILAKKETYSKNGVTKNYTSARLNSKFAFTYGKIEIKAKMPFGAGTFPALWMLGQNITETGGYWAENFGTTGWPDCGEVDIIEHWGENQNFVQSALHNRSSFGGTVNKGGQVIQNASSEFHVYSLEWNANKMIFSVDNIVHYTYNPENKNIENWPYDAPQYLLFNVAILPNIASNFTESAMEIDYVRVYQEATASVFDIDNLTDVRVYPNPVNDKLTIKMPNLEGVSNVNLYNITGKKLYTFNQNSATQTHDFSFLKKGVYLLKIETKSKSKFIKIVKN; from the coding sequence ATGCGGAATTTATTTACTCTACTTGCAATTACTTTTTTGACATCAATTTTTTCTCAACAAAATGTTGTTGATGATTTTGAAGGCGATGGAACTATTTCAACTTGGTTTGGTGATGATTGTGGTTTGAATACTAATTTTTCAAATCCTTTTAAAACAGGAATCAATACTTCTAATACTGTTTTAAAATATATAGATAAAGGAGGTCAATATGCAAATGTTCGTTTTGATGTTCCGGTAAATTTTGATTTATCAACAAACCATACTTTTTCTGTAAAAATTTATGTGCCATCTTCTAGCATTACAGGTTCTGAGAAAAATCAAATATCCTTAAAATTACAAGACGGAAAAATTAGTGCACCTTGGTCTACACAATCAGAAATTATTAAAACGATCGTTTTAAATCAATGGCAAACTATCACTTTCGATTTTGCAAATGATACTTACATCAATTTAAATGAAACCTCTGCAAAGCCAATTGATAGAAAAGATTTTAATAGAGTTTTAATTCAGATTAATGATGAAAACAATAACAGTAATGTTACAGCTTATATTGATGATTTTTTATATGATGGTACTCTAAATGATAATAATAACGACAATTCTGGCCCAGATCCTGTTTTTAATCATTTAGTTTGGTCTGATGAGTTTGATGGAAATGGAAATTTAAATACAGAAAATTGGTTTAAACAAATAATACCCATTATAAATGGACAGAGTTGGGCAAATGGAGAAATTCAGCATTATACAGACAGAATAGATAATTCGTATGTTAGTAATGGAACTCTTAAAATTTTAGCGAAAAAAGAAACCTATTCAAAAAACGGAGTAACTAAAAATTATACATCCGCAAGGCTAAATTCTAAATTTGCTTTTACGTATGGTAAAATAGAAATAAAAGCTAAAATGCCTTTTGGCGCTGGTACTTTTCCTGCACTTTGGATGCTAGGACAAAATATAACTGAAACTGGTGGTTATTGGGCAGAAAATTTTGGTACAACAGGTTGGCCAGATTGTGGCGAAGTAGATATTATTGAACATTGGGGAGAAAACCAAAATTTTGTACAAAGCGCTTTACATAACAGATCTAGTTTTGGCGGAACTGTAAATAAAGGCGGTCAAGTAATTCAAAATGCATCTTCAGAATTTCATGTGTATTCTTTAGAATGGAATGCAAATAAAATGATTTTTAGTGTTGATAATATTGTGCATTACACTTATAATCCAGAAAATAAAAATATAGAAAACTGGCCTTATGATGCGCCACAATATTTATTATTTAATGTAGCTATTTTACCAAACATTGCTTCTAATTTTACAGAAAGTGCTATGGAAATAGATTATGTAAGAGTTTATCAAGAAGCGACAGCTTCGGTTTTTGATATTGATAATTTAACTGATGTAAGAGTGTATCCAAATCCTGTAAATGATAAATTAACTATTAAAATGCCAAATTTAGAAGGTGTTTCAAACGTTAATCTATACAATATTACTGGTAAAAAATTATATACCTTTAATCAAAATTCAGCAACTCAAACACATGATTTTTCTTTCTTAAAAAAAGGAGTTTACTTGTTAAAAATTGAAACTAAATCTAAATCTAAGTTTATTAAAATCGTTAAAAATTAA
- the prmA gene encoding 50S ribosomal protein L11 methyltransferase has product MDNIYIEYNFTITPKEPATEILIAELGDVGFESFVENENGVTAYIQKSEWNSSILEDIFVLNSDEFSIEYNQTEVKQTNWNSEWEKNFTPIQVEDLVSIRAPFHENPNLKYDIVIEPKMSFGTGHHETTHMMVQHLLNLDLENKKTLDMGSGTGILAIFAEMKGANPIDAIDIDNWCYENSIENIERNNCKNISVFEGDASLLINKKYDVIIANINRNILLMDMQVYTNCLNEKGVLLLSGFYEEDIPIINAEVSKYNLKLENFIQRNNWVALKYNKE; this is encoded by the coding sequence ATGGACAATATTTATATAGAGTACAATTTTACAATTACACCAAAAGAACCTGCAACAGAAATTTTAATTGCAGAGTTAGGTGATGTTGGTTTTGAGAGTTTTGTTGAAAACGAAAACGGAGTAACTGCTTACATTCAAAAAAGCGAATGGAATTCTTCTATTCTTGAAGATATTTTTGTTTTAAATTCTGATGAATTCTCGATTGAATACAATCAAACAGAAGTTAAACAAACGAACTGGAACTCAGAATGGGAAAAGAACTTCACTCCTATTCAAGTAGAAGATTTAGTGAGCATAAGAGCGCCGTTTCATGAAAATCCAAATTTAAAATACGACATTGTTATAGAACCAAAAATGAGTTTTGGTACTGGTCATCATGAAACTACACACATGATGGTACAACATTTATTAAATTTAGATTTAGAAAACAAAAAAACGTTAGACATGGGTTCTGGCACAGGAATTTTAGCAATTTTTGCTGAAATGAAAGGCGCAAATCCAATTGATGCTATTGATATTGATAACTGGTGTTACGAAAACTCTATAGAAAATATTGAACGTAATAACTGTAAAAACATATCCGTTTTTGAAGGAGATGCATCACTTTTAATCAATAAAAAATATGATGTAATTATTGCCAACATCAACAGAAATATTTTATTGATGGATATGCAAGTGTATACAAACTGTTTAAATGAAAAAGGTGTGCTTTTATTAAGCGGTTTTTATGAAGAAGATATTCCTATTATTAATGCTGAAGTTTCTAAATACAATTTAAAATTAGAAAACTTTATCCAAAGAAATAACTGGGTTGCGTTAAAATACAACAAAGAGTAA
- the pyrF gene encoding orotidine-5'-phosphate decarboxylase: MTTEELVSQINQKKSFLCIGLDVDLNKIPVHLLTLEDPIFEFNKAIIDATHHLCVAYKPNTAFYEAYGLKGWQALEKTISYINKKYPEIFTIADAKRGDIGNTSTMYAKAFFDDLAFDSVTVAPYMGKDSIEPFLAFKNKHTIMLALTSNEGAFDFQTKKMGEKELYKQVLETSKNWKNAENLMYVVGATKAEYFKEIRKIVPTSFLLVPGVGAQGGNLQDVCKYGLSENIGLLINSSRGIIYASNTSDFAQVAAIKAQELQQEMAAILNL; this comes from the coding sequence ATGACAACAGAAGAACTTGTATCACAAATAAATCAAAAAAAATCCTTTTTATGTATTGGATTAGATGTTGATTTAAATAAAATTCCTGTACATTTATTAACTTTAGAAGATCCTATTTTCGAGTTTAATAAAGCAATTATTGATGCAACACATCATTTATGTGTAGCATATAAACCAAATACTGCTTTTTATGAAGCTTATGGATTAAAAGGTTGGCAGGCGTTAGAAAAAACAATTTCTTACATCAATAAAAAATATCCAGAAATTTTTACAATTGCAGATGCTAAAAGAGGAGATATTGGTAATACATCAACCATGTATGCAAAAGCTTTTTTTGATGATTTAGCCTTTGATTCTGTTACTGTTGCGCCTTATATGGGAAAAGATTCTATAGAACCTTTTTTAGCCTTTAAAAACAAACACACAATTATGTTAGCGTTAACTTCTAACGAAGGTGCTTTTGATTTTCAAACTAAAAAAATGGGTGAAAAAGAATTGTATAAACAGGTTTTAGAAACTTCTAAAAACTGGAAAAACGCAGAAAACTTAATGTATGTTGTTGGCGCTACAAAAGCAGAATATTTTAAAGAAATTAGAAAAATTGTTCCTACTTCTTTTTTATTAGTTCCTGGTGTTGGCGCACAAGGTGGTAATTTACAAGATGTTTGTAAATATGGTTTATCAGAAAATATAGGACTTTTAATTAATTCTTCTCGCGGAATAATTTACGCTTCAAATACTTCTGATTTTGCTCAAGTTGCTGCTATAAAAGCACAAGAATTACAACAAGAAATGGCAGCTATTTTAAATCTATAA
- a CDS encoding SsrA-binding protein, with the protein MKIKIFKILAKINKAILPSFTKQKLDITKATKIQLAIIGWRAFVTKNSIN; encoded by the coding sequence ATGAAAATTAAGATTTTTAAAATCTTGGCAAAAATTAATAAAGCTATTTTGCCTTCTTTTACAAAACAAAAACTTGATATAACAAAAGCTACTAAAATTCAATTAGCAATTATAGGTTGGAGAGCTTTTGTAACGAAGAACTCAATTAATTAA
- a CDS encoding DUF2007 domain-containing protein — protein MKTEHTKLFTGSNIIVNGLKNLLDTEDISYIIKDKFESARLGGFGEQMDSVEVHVLDSDVEKAKMIIESYKGKINE, from the coding sequence ATGAAAACCGAACATACAAAATTATTTACAGGATCTAATATTATTGTAAACGGATTAAAAAATTTATTAGATACAGAAGATATAAGCTATATTATTAAAGATAAATTTGAATCTGCTAGATTAGGAGGTTTTGGAGAACAAATGGATTCTGTAGAAGTTCATGTGTTAGATTCTGATGTGGAAAAGGCAAAAATGATAATAGAAAGTTATAAAGGAAAAATAAACGAATAA
- a CDS encoding ATP-dependent Clp protease adaptor ClpS, protein MSTKEKIQEEVDVLEQETFQHEIVLHNDDVNTFDFVIDSLVSVCEHTFEQAEQCATLVHYKGKCTVKSGEFKDLEPRCSKLLQLGLSAELI, encoded by the coding sequence ATGAGTACAAAAGAAAAAATACAAGAAGAAGTAGATGTTCTTGAACAAGAAACTTTTCAGCATGAAATAGTGTTGCATAATGATGATGTAAACACGTTTGATTTTGTAATTGATTCTTTAGTTTCTGTTTGCGAACATACTTTTGAACAAGCAGAACAATGTGCTACTTTAGTACATTATAAAGGAAAATGCACAGTAAAATCTGGTGAGTTTAAAGATTTAGAACCTAGATGCTCTAAATTATTACAGTTAGGTTTATCCGCAGAATTAATTTAA
- a CDS encoding ABC transporter substrate-binding protein codes for MQVQDQIGRILEFEKTPKRIVCLVPSLTELLVDLGLEDSIVGLTKFCIHPMDLKQTKTIVGGTKSIHAEKIKALEPDIILCNKEENSKEIVEICSKIAPTHVSDIFTIDDNLELIKQYGKLFSVEKKALDICIEINLKLTDFNQFIKNKGTKKVVYFIWKDPWMAAGNTTFINHLLQLNKFDNIYQNKERYPEVNLEEMKLNNQLDFILLSSEPFPFGKDHILEIEKFTSKAKAILVDGEMFSWTGSRLLKAFDYFKSLH; via the coding sequence ATGCAGGTTCAAGATCAAATCGGCAGAATTCTCGAGTTTGAAAAAACACCCAAACGCATTGTTTGTCTTGTGCCAAGTTTAACGGAATTATTGGTAGATTTAGGTTTGGAAGATTCAATTGTAGGGCTCACAAAATTCTGTATTCATCCTATGGATTTAAAACAAACCAAAACAATTGTTGGAGGTACAAAAAGCATTCATGCTGAAAAAATTAAAGCTTTAGAGCCAGATATAATTCTTTGTAACAAAGAAGAAAATAGTAAAGAAATTGTAGAAATCTGCTCAAAAATTGCACCAACACATGTTTCTGATATTTTTACTATTGATGATAATCTAGAGCTTATAAAACAATATGGAAAGCTGTTTTCTGTTGAAAAAAAAGCCTTAGATATTTGTATAGAAATTAATCTTAAACTTACAGACTTTAATCAATTCATTAAAAATAAAGGAACAAAAAAAGTAGTGTATTTTATTTGGAAAGATCCTTGGATGGCAGCAGGAAACACTACTTTTATCAATCATTTATTACAATTAAATAAGTTTGATAATATATATCAAAACAAAGAACGTTATCCTGAAGTTAATTTAGAAGAAATGAAATTAAACAACCAGCTTGATTTTATTTTATTATCTTCAGAACCATTTCCTTTTGGCAAAGATCATATCTTAGAAATAGAAAAATTCACTTCTAAAGCTAAGGCAATTCTTGTTGATGGAGAAATGTTTTCTTGGACTGGAAGTAGATTGTTAAAAGCATTCGATTATTTTAAAAGTCTTCATTAA